Proteins found in one Amycolatopsis aidingensis genomic segment:
- a CDS encoding class I adenylate-forming enzyme family protein gives MFLQRLGNRGIRLGTLFERAAAKHPANVLILDHDLDLAPGLGRRATIAEVADLVDDLAARLWAARVRPADRVVVHKSNGFDITLLACAAARIGAVPVLLSPKLDGDTVAELVRRTDRPFLVTDGAKLAGLPGSVFERAERVLLTSGSHAGATELAGLAGVPRIPAVTMPPDHPTLVTHTSGTTGIPKLAVHTSRTLQARYRPQRAAVTPVLRGRETVAIHVSFVHSRLMTALAISLLRGFPIVVLADSDPKRAADLFARLRPGVLEAHPNTFMEWEELADDPREPLAGVKLFSSTFDAIHPRTVRKLLAATRRRSPVFGQLYGQSEVGPIVVKAFTPGRVPDSGGRCVGIPFPGMTGVRVVSRNGRPPSADNPGYIEVRSDGRIVTYLGEQQRYDAQLSAGGWWRMGDVGFRTKWGCVHLLDREVDLIDGFGSTLAAEDTLFGKLPDLAEVVIVPSADGAPVPVVCTRNNRPLDPREWRAAAASLPPMAEPVQWRIEDLPQTATTKIKRLELARLLATEGRRAA, from the coding sequence ATGTTTCTGCAACGCCTTGGCAACCGCGGTATCCGGCTGGGAACCCTGTTCGAACGCGCCGCCGCCAAGCACCCGGCCAACGTGCTGATCCTGGACCACGACCTGGACCTCGCACCCGGCCTCGGGCGCCGCGCCACCATCGCGGAGGTCGCCGATCTGGTGGACGACCTCGCCGCCCGGCTGTGGGCCGCGCGGGTGCGGCCTGCCGACCGGGTGGTGGTACACAAGTCCAACGGTTTCGATATCACGCTGCTGGCCTGCGCGGCGGCCAGGATCGGTGCCGTGCCCGTGCTGCTGTCACCCAAGCTGGACGGGGACACCGTCGCCGAACTGGTGCGCCGCACCGACCGGCCGTTCCTGGTCACCGACGGGGCGAAGCTGGCGGGACTGCCGGGTTCGGTATTCGAGCGGGCGGAGCGGGTGCTGCTGACCTCCGGCAGCCACGCTGGTGCCACCGAGCTGGCCGGCCTGGCCGGGGTGCCGCGGATCCCCGCGGTGACCATGCCGCCGGACCACCCGACACTGGTCACGCACACCTCGGGCACGACGGGCATCCCGAAGCTCGCGGTGCACACCAGCCGTACCCTGCAGGCGCGCTACCGGCCGCAGCGGGCCGCGGTCACCCCGGTGCTGCGCGGGCGGGAGACCGTGGCGATCCATGTCTCCTTCGTGCATTCCCGGTTGATGACCGCGCTCGCCATCTCGCTGCTGCGCGGGTTCCCGATCGTGGTGCTTGCCGACTCCGACCCGAAGCGGGCCGCCGACCTGTTCGCCCGGCTGCGGCCCGGGGTACTGGAGGCCCATCCGAACACCTTCATGGAATGGGAGGAACTGGCCGACGATCCGCGGGAGCCGCTGGCCGGGGTGAAGCTGTTCAGCTCCACCTTCGACGCGATCCACCCGCGGACGGTGCGCAAGCTGCTGGCCGCCACCCGCCGCAGGTCCCCGGTGTTCGGGCAGCTGTACGGGCAGAGTGAGGTCGGCCCGATCGTGGTGAAGGCGTTCACCCCCGGCCGGGTCCCGGACTCGGGTGGCCGCTGTGTCGGCATCCCGTTCCCCGGGATGACCGGCGTCCGGGTGGTGAGCCGCAACGGCAGGCCGCCCTCCGCGGACAACCCCGGATACATCGAGGTCCGCAGCGACGGCCGGATCGTGACCTACCTCGGCGAGCAGCAACGCTACGACGCGCAGCTCTCCGCTGGCGGCTGGTGGCGGATGGGGGATGTCGGCTTCCGCACCAAATGGGGCTGCGTGCACCTGCTGGACCGGGAGGTCGACCTGATCGACGGTTTCGGCTCGACCCTGGCCGCCGAGGACACCCTGTTCGGCAAGCTGCCCGACCTTGCCGAGGTCGTCATCGTGCCGAGCGCCGACGGCGCGCCCGTTCCGGTGGTGTGCACCCGGAACAACCGGCCGCTCGACCCGCGGGAGTGGCGGGCCGCCGCGGCGAGCCTCCCGCCGATGGCCGAACCGGTGCAGTGGCGGATCGAGGACCTGCCGCAGACCGCCACCACCAAGATCAAGCGGCTGGAGCTGGCCCGGCTGCTCGCCACGGAAGGCCGGAGGGCCGCCTGA
- a CDS encoding FAD-dependent monooxygenase, whose amino-acid sequence MAVIVIAGGGIGGLATALAVAAGGHRAVVLERAEEFAEIGAGIQLAPNGLHALDALGVGARVRGSAVHMDELRFMDGVTGEHVTSLGLTADYRDRFGSPYVVVHRAELHQVLLDACLAADSVELVAGATVTGYEQDDRTATVLLADGRRISGTAVIGADGIHSAIRGRLVGDGEPRVSGITVYRAVIPMERVPVHLRFPRSVVWWAGPGCHFVHYPIAGGRYLNLAASSDDGRTEAFAGVPVDTQRARREFATLRAARELLELGEDWKTWMLVDRDPVPQWTDGRVALLGDAAHPMLHYAAQGACQALEDAVTLGCLLEGGTNSAIPGRLTAYARLRRERTARIQHIARESTRLWHPAGAAATARNAMLSELSPRELQDQVAWMHGFQVAQPGKEVAA is encoded by the coding sequence ATGGCCGTGATCGTCATCGCCGGTGGCGGGATCGGCGGGCTGGCGACCGCGCTGGCCGTCGCCGCGGGCGGGCACCGCGCGGTGGTGCTGGAGCGCGCGGAGGAGTTCGCCGAGATCGGCGCCGGCATCCAGCTGGCCCCCAACGGCCTGCACGCCCTGGACGCGCTGGGGGTCGGGGCACGGGTGCGCGGGTCGGCGGTGCACATGGACGAACTGCGGTTCATGGACGGGGTGACCGGTGAGCATGTCACCAGCCTCGGGCTCACCGCGGACTACCGCGACCGCTTCGGCAGCCCGTACGTGGTCGTGCACCGCGCGGAACTCCACCAGGTGTTGCTGGATGCCTGCCTTGCGGCCGATTCCGTCGAGCTGGTCGCGGGCGCCACGGTGACCGGGTACGAGCAGGACGACCGGACCGCCACCGTGCTCCTGGCGGATGGCAGGCGGATCAGCGGCACGGCGGTGATCGGGGCGGACGGGATCCACTCCGCGATCCGTGGCCGGCTGGTCGGCGACGGCGAGCCGCGGGTCTCCGGGATCACCGTGTACCGCGCGGTGATCCCGATGGAACGGGTGCCGGTGCACCTGCGCTTCCCGCGTTCCGTGGTCTGGTGGGCGGGCCCCGGCTGCCATTTCGTGCACTACCCGATCGCGGGCGGCCGGTACCTCAACCTCGCGGCGAGCAGCGACGACGGCCGCACCGAAGCCTTCGCGGGAGTGCCGGTGGACACGCAACGGGCGCGGCGGGAGTTCGCCACCCTGCGCGCCGCGCGGGAACTGCTGGAGCTCGGCGAGGACTGGAAAACCTGGATGCTGGTGGACCGCGACCCTGTTCCACAGTGGACCGACGGCAGGGTGGCCCTGCTCGGCGACGCGGCGCACCCGATGTTGCACTACGCGGCCCAGGGGGCCTGCCAGGCGCTGGAGGACGCCGTCACCCTCGGTTGCCTGCTGGAGGGCGGAACGAACTCGGCGATACCGGGGCGGCTGACAGCCTACGCGCGGCTGCGCCGCGAGCGGACCGCGCGGATCCAGCACATCGCGAGGGAAAGCACCCGGTTGTGGCATCCGGCCGGTGCCGCCGCCACGGCACGCAACGCGATGCTCTCCGAGCTCTCCCCGCGGGAACTACAGGACCAGGTGGCCTGGATGCACGGTTTCCAGGTGGCCCAGCCGGGGAAGGAAGTGGCGGCATGA
- a CDS encoding FAD/NAD(P)-binding protein has translation MTGKRIEVGIVGAGPRGLSVLERLCANERTAATHDEVIVHVVDPAAAGAGAVWRWDQSRQLLMNTVAAQITVYTDASSRIEGPIEPGPSLYEWARSLALLGRPGDYGEETLAEARVLGPDSYPTRAFYGRYLHDAFQQVVSRAPAHVQVRVHRSRAVALADTHGVPGGPQGVRLADGTRLHGLDAVVLALGHVPAKPSAREARTASLARIHHLTYLAPANPADLDLDGIRPGENVLLRGLGLNFFDHMALFTTGRGGRFEREGEGLVYRASGREPVLYASSRRGVPYHARGENQKGAYGRYLPRLLTPERIARLRSRSAPVRFAEDLWPLIAREVESVYYAALLAEPDREDFLAAYLGGADSALERYGIGPDRRWDWERIAQPCRNRTFASREDFQDWLVDHLAEDVAAARQGNVDGPLKAALDVLRDLRNEIRLAVDHGGLEGNSHRDDLEGWYTPLNAFLSIGPPASRIEEMIALIRAGVLTVTGPGTVICLDVADSAFVAASTVVPGPPVRARVLIEARLPEPDLRRAGDPLLEHLLSTDQAAPYRIQGTHDTSYETGGLAVTERPYRVIDGRGQAHPRRFAYGVPTESVHWVTAAGIRPGVDSVTLGDSDAIARAVLALPPASQVPETVRRAQQPEIAPELTGIIV, from the coding sequence ATGACCGGCAAGCGCATCGAGGTCGGCATCGTCGGCGCGGGCCCGCGCGGACTTTCCGTACTGGAGCGGTTGTGCGCCAACGAACGCACCGCAGCCACGCATGACGAGGTGATCGTGCACGTGGTGGACCCGGCCGCGGCAGGCGCGGGCGCGGTGTGGCGCTGGGACCAGTCCCGCCAGCTGCTGATGAACACGGTGGCCGCGCAGATCACCGTCTACACCGACGCGAGCTCCCGCATCGAGGGGCCGATCGAGCCGGGCCCCAGCCTGTACGAATGGGCCCGGTCGCTGGCGTTGCTCGGCAGGCCGGGCGACTACGGGGAGGAGACCCTGGCCGAGGCGCGCGTACTGGGCCCGGACAGCTACCCGACAAGGGCCTTCTACGGGCGGTACCTGCACGATGCCTTCCAGCAGGTGGTGAGCAGGGCCCCGGCCCATGTCCAGGTGCGGGTGCACCGGTCGCGGGCGGTGGCGCTCGCGGACACGCACGGGGTACCCGGTGGGCCGCAGGGCGTGAGGCTGGCCGACGGCACCAGGTTGCACGGGCTGGACGCGGTGGTGCTGGCGCTCGGCCACGTTCCGGCCAAACCCTCGGCACGGGAGGCGCGTACGGCCAGCCTCGCCCGCATCCATCACCTGACCTACCTCGCGCCTGCGAATCCGGCCGACCTGGATCTGGACGGGATCCGGCCGGGGGAGAACGTGCTGCTGCGCGGGCTCGGGCTGAACTTCTTCGACCATATGGCGTTGTTCACCACCGGAAGGGGTGGCCGGTTCGAGCGCGAAGGCGAAGGGCTGGTGTACCGCGCCTCCGGGCGGGAACCCGTGCTGTACGCCAGTTCCCGGCGCGGCGTGCCGTACCACGCGCGCGGGGAGAACCAGAAGGGCGCCTACGGCAGGTACTTGCCGAGGTTGCTGACGCCGGAACGCATCGCGCGGCTGCGTTCCCGGTCCGCCCCGGTGCGCTTCGCCGAGGACCTGTGGCCGTTGATCGCCCGCGAGGTGGAGAGCGTCTACTACGCGGCGTTGCTGGCTGAGCCCGACCGGGAGGACTTCCTCGCGGCCTACCTCGGCGGCGCGGACTCGGCGCTGGAGCGCTACGGCATCGGGCCGGACCGGCGCTGGGACTGGGAGCGGATCGCGCAGCCCTGCCGGAACCGGACGTTCGCCTCCCGCGAGGACTTCCAGGACTGGCTGGTGGACCATCTCGCCGAGGATGTCGCCGCGGCCCGGCAGGGTAATGTGGACGGTCCGCTGAAGGCCGCCCTGGACGTGCTGCGCGATCTGCGCAACGAGATCAGGCTCGCGGTGGACCATGGCGGCCTGGAGGGCAACTCGCACCGTGACGACCTGGAGGGCTGGTACACCCCGCTGAACGCCTTCCTTTCCATCGGCCCGCCGGCCTCCCGGATCGAGGAGATGATCGCGCTGATCAGGGCCGGGGTGCTGACGGTGACCGGTCCAGGAACGGTGATCTGCCTCGATGTCGCCGACTCGGCGTTCGTGGCGGCCTCCACCGTGGTCCCAGGGCCGCCGGTGCGGGCGCGGGTGCTGATCGAGGCGCGGCTACCCGAGCCGGATCTGCGGCGTGCCGGGGACCCGCTGCTGGAGCATCTGCTCAGCACCGATCAGGCGGCCCCGTACCGCATCCAGGGCACGCACGACACCAGCTACGAGACCGGTGGGCTGGCGGTCACCGAGCGGCCGTACCGGGTGATCGACGGGCGTGGCCAGGCACATCCGCGCCGGTTCGCCTATGGCGTGCCCACCGAGTCGGTGCACTGGGTGACCGCCGCGGGCATCCGTCCCGGGGTCGACTCGGTGACCCTCGGCGACTCCGACGCGATCGCCAGGGCGGTACTGGCGCTGCCGCCTGCCTCGCAGGTGCCGGAGACGGTACGGCGGGCGCAGCAACCGGAGATCGCCCCCGAACTGACCGGAATCATCGTCTGA